In Cuculus canorus isolate bCucCan1 chromosome 27, bCucCan1.pri, whole genome shotgun sequence, the following proteins share a genomic window:
- the SH3GL1 gene encoding endophilin-A2 isoform X2, whose translation MSVAGLKKQFYKASQLVSEKVGGAEGTKLDDDFKEMEKKVDLTSKAVTEVLTRTIEYLQPNPASRAKLTMLNTMSKIRGQVKNPGYPQSEGLLGESMIRYGKELGEDSNFGDALLDAGESMKRLAEVKDSLDIEVKQNFIDPLQNLCDKDLKEIQHHLKKLEGRRLDFDYKKKRQGKIPDEELRQAMEKFEESKEVAETSMHNLLETDIEQVSQLSALVDAQLDYHRQAVQILDELAEKLKRRMREASSRPKREYKPKPRETYDLGDTDQSNGGFACNPTPKISASSSFRSDKPSRASVRSIPPLDQPCCKALYDFEPENDGELGFKEGDIITLTNQIDENWYEGMINGQSGFFPLNYVEVLVPLPQ comes from the exons ATGTCGGTGGCGGGGCTGAAGAAGCAGTTCTACAAGGCGAGCCAG ctggtcAGTGAGAAGGTCGGAGGAGCTGAAGGGACCAAACTTGACGATGACttcaaggaaatggaaaag AAAGTGGACCTGACCAGCAAGGCAGTTACAGAAGTATTGACCAGAACAATAGAGTACCTCCAGCCGAACCCAG CTTCCAGAGCCAAGCTAACCATGCTCAACACGATGTCGAAGATCCGTGGGCAGGTGAAGAACCCCGGCTACCCACAGTCggaggggctgctgggggagAGCATGATTCGATATGGCAAGGAGCTGGGCGAGGACTCCAACTTCG GCGATGCGCTTCTTGATGCTGGCGAATCTATGAAGCGGTTGGCTGAAGTGAAGGACTCGCTGGATATTGAAGTCAAACAAAATTTTATTGATCCCCTCCAGAACCTGTGTGACAAAGACCTGAAAGAGATCCAG CATCATCTCAAGAAGCTGGAAGGCAGACGCTTGGACTTTGACTACAAGAAGAAACGACAGGGCAAAATCCCCGATGAGGAACTTCGACAGGCCATGGAGAAATTTGAAGAATCCAAGGAAGTTGCAGAGACCAGTATGCACAACCTCCTAGAAACCGAT ATCGAGCAGGTGAGCCAGCTCTCAGCCTTGGTGGACGCCCAGCTGGACTACCACAGGCAGGCGGTGCAGATCCTGGATGAGCTTGCGGAAAAACTCAAGCGCAG gaTGAGAGAGGCGTCCTCACGTCCCAAGCGGGaatacaaacccaaacccagggAGACGTATGACTTGGGAGACACTGACCAGTCTAATGGGGGCTTCGCTTGCAATCCTACCCCCAAAATCTCAG cttcctcctctttccGATCCGACAAGCCGTCCCGGGCCTCCGTCAGGAGTATCC cccccctgGACCAGCCCTGCTGCAAGGCTCTCTATGACTTCGAACCTGAAAACGACGGCGAGCTGGGCTTCAAGGAAGGCGACATCATCACCCTGACTAACCAGATCGACGAAAACTGGTACGAGGGCATGATCAACGGCCAGTCGGGCTTCTTCCCCCTCAACTACGTGGAAGTGCTGGTTCCGCTACCTCAGTGA
- the SH3GL1 gene encoding endophilin-A2 isoform X3, with translation MSVAGLKKQFYKASQLVSEKVGGAEGTKLDDDFKEMEKKVDLTSKAVTEVLTRTIEYLQPNPASRAKLTMLNTMSKIRGQVKNPGYPQSEGLLGESMIRYGKELGEDSNFGDALLDAGESMKRLAEVKDSLDIEVKQNFIDPLQNLCDKDLKEIQHHLKKLEGRRLDFDYKKKRQGKIPDEELRQAMEKFEESKEVAETSMHNLLETDIEQVSQLSALVDAQLDYHRQAVQILDELAEKLKRRMREASSRPKREYKPKPRETYDLGDTDQSNGGFACNPTPKISAPLDQPCCKALYDFEPENDGELGFKEGDIITLTNQIDENWYEGMINGQSGFFPLNYVEVLVPLPQ, from the exons ATGTCGGTGGCGGGGCTGAAGAAGCAGTTCTACAAGGCGAGCCAG ctggtcAGTGAGAAGGTCGGAGGAGCTGAAGGGACCAAACTTGACGATGACttcaaggaaatggaaaag AAAGTGGACCTGACCAGCAAGGCAGTTACAGAAGTATTGACCAGAACAATAGAGTACCTCCAGCCGAACCCAG CTTCCAGAGCCAAGCTAACCATGCTCAACACGATGTCGAAGATCCGTGGGCAGGTGAAGAACCCCGGCTACCCACAGTCggaggggctgctgggggagAGCATGATTCGATATGGCAAGGAGCTGGGCGAGGACTCCAACTTCG GCGATGCGCTTCTTGATGCTGGCGAATCTATGAAGCGGTTGGCTGAAGTGAAGGACTCGCTGGATATTGAAGTCAAACAAAATTTTATTGATCCCCTCCAGAACCTGTGTGACAAAGACCTGAAAGAGATCCAG CATCATCTCAAGAAGCTGGAAGGCAGACGCTTGGACTTTGACTACAAGAAGAAACGACAGGGCAAAATCCCCGATGAGGAACTTCGACAGGCCATGGAGAAATTTGAAGAATCCAAGGAAGTTGCAGAGACCAGTATGCACAACCTCCTAGAAACCGAT ATCGAGCAGGTGAGCCAGCTCTCAGCCTTGGTGGACGCCCAGCTGGACTACCACAGGCAGGCGGTGCAGATCCTGGATGAGCTTGCGGAAAAACTCAAGCGCAG gaTGAGAGAGGCGTCCTCACGTCCCAAGCGGGaatacaaacccaaacccagggAGACGTATGACTTGGGAGACACTGACCAGTCTAATGGGGGCTTCGCTTGCAATCCTACCCCCAAAATCTCAG cccccctgGACCAGCCCTGCTGCAAGGCTCTCTATGACTTCGAACCTGAAAACGACGGCGAGCTGGGCTTCAAGGAAGGCGACATCATCACCCTGACTAACCAGATCGACGAAAACTGGTACGAGGGCATGATCAACGGCCAGTCGGGCTTCTTCCCCCTCAACTACGTGGAAGTGCTGGTTCCGCTACCTCAGTGA
- the CHAF1A gene encoding chromatin assembly factor 1 subunit A isoform X1, translating into MGTARASSSATAPEAAATPGQPAAPPNYNSHSPSRQLRVRSAPAHRSSNASLASGAAAISRPGSGPFRGAARCGVRLRPSARCLGEQAGLEPRTMECRDKAALPARKLVQARLPFKRLNPVPKEKCDADSEIKKIKSSQSGFGPSKDSSLDASHVSLDDVENDCQLDSEVNFTPKLVNRKGPLDYFIQKNTKGNTNEPVIVIDLTKDSGHRLGDAVDDTDFDSKASSSIAIANGTLGKETNQLSCLNSTQSSQMDDSMETDVPCEAVEDKGEGLVDGIQSYSGLTECNNMENRKLNQSELKDVIFEGKMPVVLLEDIMTTKSSQLASLDGSFMSENETMESSHEGDSGLTNSPLSSRSVSSPESQPAAETKRNTSPSAASTPVRKVSQKCHKSSAEKEKLRLQRDQERAGKLQKLQAEREEKGRLKEEAKAAKERAKEEAKKKKEEEKELKEKERREKKEKEEKEKAEKLRVKEEKRKEKQEALEAKLEEKRKKEEEKRLREEEKRINAQKAEITRFFQKPKTPQAPKILAGSCGKFAPFEIKENMVLAPLCRIALDPDLEQLDKLLRTQNSNISYLRDLKCRKPRKTGPTFVSSSAGTVNSDVVVVVDNCKTDAVPERGKFGRMKLLQFCENHRPAYWGTWNKKTTVIRPRNPWSKDSKLLDYEVDSDEEWEEEEPGESLSHSEGDDEEEGEDEDDDDGFFVPHGYLSEDEGVTEECDPENQKVRQKLKAKEWDELMAKGKRLHVLQSVKIGCIWESTGNDSSTSSDLKVLQQFTACILDSPVAEEEQQIEKCSKKRAKDQQILGQLLPLLHGNVNGSKVIIQEFQECCRQGLFGDVTAAANCSDTSPVSPHTSRPQTPVGEDSGVPSKARLKRIISENSVYEKRPEYRMCWYVHSEVLKSFDQEHLPVPCQWNYVTQVPSSGKEEGGSVPGMTVLQTTPMPVKRKPTGSMSITKFMKRPRDAEQAEAAELDGFQADTEEDEDDDCMIVDIQPCKDSTLTVPETASERGGTGATHQDTSTVSPSNTV; encoded by the exons ATGGGTACAGCACGTGCCTCCTCATCTGCCACAGCACCGGAGGCGGCTGCTACCCCAGGCCAACCAGCGGCACCGCCGAACTACAACTCCCACAGTCCCTCGCGGCAGCTGCGCGTCCGCTCCGCGCCTGCGCACCGCAGCAGCAATGCCTCATTGGCCTCCGGCGCCGCCGCCATTTCGCGCCCTGGCTCAGGGCCCTTCCGCGGCGCAGCGCGGTGCGGTGTGCGGCTCCGCCCCTCTGCCCGGTGTCTCGGCGAGCAGGCGGGCCTCGAGCCTAGGA CCATGGAGTGCAGGGACAAAGCGGCTCTTCCTGCGCGGAAACTCGTCCAAG CTCGGTTGCCTTTCAAACGCTTGAATCCTGtaccaaaggaaaaatgtgatgCGGattcagaaatcaaaaaaataaagagttcaCAAAGTGGTTTTGGTCCAAGTAAGGATTCCTCCCTTGATGCATCGCACGTGTCCCTGGATGATGTGGAGAATGACTGCCAGTTGGATTCAGAGGTGAATTTTACTCCAAAACTTGTTAACAGAAAGGGTCCATTAGActattttatacagaaaaacacaaaaggtAACACAAATGAACCTGTCATTGTTATTGACCTGACAAAGGACTCTGGCCACAGACTTGGTGATGCTGTAGATGATACTGATTTTGATTCAAAAGCATCTTCATCCATAGCTATAGCTAACGGCACGTTAGGAAAAGAGACAAACCAGTTGAGTTGCCTGAATTCCACTCAGAGCAGCCAAATGGATGATTCGATGGAGACTGATGTGCCGTGTGAAGCTGTAGAGGATAAAGGTGAAGGTTTGGTAGATGGAATCCAGTCGTATTCTGGGTTAACAGAGTGTAAcaacatggaaaacagaaagctgaaCCAGAGTGAACTGAAGGATGTCATCTTTGAGGGGAAGATGCCAGTGGTGCTCCTGGAGGATATTATGACTACAAAATCTTCCCAACTCGCTTCTCTGGATGGAAGCTTTATGTCGGAAAATGAGACCATGGAATCCTCTCATGAAGGAGACTCTGGGCTTACCAACTCCCCGCTAAGCTCTCGCTCCGTGAGCTCTCCTGAGTCACAGcctgctgcagaaacaaagaGGAACACTAGCCCTTCAGCTGCATCAACGCCTGTTAGGAAG GTATCTCAGAAATGCCACAAAAGTTCAGCggagaaggagaagctgagatTGCAAAGA GATCAGGAGCGGGCAGGCAAACTGCAGAAGCTGCaagcagaaagggaggaaaagggacgGCTGAAAGAAGAAGCAAAAGCTGCCAAAGAGCGTGCCAAGGAGGaggcaaagaagaagaaagaagaagagaaagagttgaaagagaaggaaaggagagaaaagaaagaaaaagaagaaaaggaaaaagctgagaaGCTGAGAGTGAAGGAGGAGAAACGCAAGGAGAAGCAGGAAGCTCTAGA GGCAAAACttgaggagaagaggaagaaagaagaggagaagcggttgagagaggaggaaaag CGTATTAatgcacagaaagcagaaattacgAGGTTCTTCCAGAAACCAAAGACTCCACAAGCCCCAAAG ATTCTTGCTGGCTCTTGTGGGAAGTTTGCTCCTTTTGAAATTAAGGAGAACATGGTCTTAGCTCCCCTCTGTCGAATTGCCCTGGATCCAGACTTGGAACAGCTGGATAAGCTCCTGCGCACACAGAATAGCAATATTTCTTACTTGAGGGATCTTAAGTGTCGTAAACCACGTAAAACTGGACCTACTTTTGTCAGTAGCAGTGCCGGCACAGTAAACAG TGACGTGGTGGTGGTAGTGGATAACTGCAAAACTGACGCTGTTCCAGAAAGGGGGAAGTTTGGTAGAATGAAACTTCTGCAGTTTTGTGAGAATCACCGTCCTGCGTATTGGGGCACATGGAACAAGAAAACTACTGTGATCCGTCCCAGGAATCCTTGGTCAAAGGACAGT AAACTACTGGACTATGAAGTAGACAGTGACGAAGAATGGGAAGAAGAGGAACCTGGAGAAAGTCTCTCCCATAGTGAAGGG GATgatgaagaggagggagaggatgaagatgatgatgatggtttTTTTGTACCCCATGGGTACCTATCTGAAGATGAAGGAGTGACGGAA GAGTGCGATCCGGAGAATCAGAAGGTTCGTCAAAAGCTGAAGGCAAAGGAATGGGATGAGCTGATGGCCAAGGGGAAGAGGTTGCATGTTCTACAGTCTGTGAAAATTGGCTGCATCTGGGAAAGCACAGGAAATGACAGCAGTACGAGTTCGGACCTAAAGGTTCTCCAGCAGTTCACAGCATGCATCTTGGATTCGCCTGTTGCAGAGGAAGAACAGCAGATTGAGAAATGTagtaaaaaaagagcaaaagatcAGCAAA tcctTGGCCAGCTTCTGCCGCTGCTGCACGGCAATGTGAACGGGAGCAAGGTCATCATCCAGGAATTCCAGGAGTGCTGCCGGCAAGGACTGTTTGGTGATGTGACTGCAGCTGCCAACTGTAGCGACACAAGCCCCGTGAGCCCCCACACCTCCCGGCCGCAGACGCCTGTTGGCGAGGACAGTGGTGTCCCTTCCAAAGCCAGGCTAAAGCGAATCATTTCTGAGAACTCTGTGTACGAGAAGAGACCTGAATATCGGATGTGCTGGTATGTCCACTCGGAGGTGCTGAAGAGTTTTGATCAGGAGCATCTCCCTGTCCCTTGTCAGTGGAATTACGTCACGCAAGTGCCTTCCTcggggaaggaggagggtgGCAGTGTGCCAGGCATGACAGTCCTGCAGACCACCCCCATGCCGGTCAAGAGGAAGCCCACCGGAAGCATGTCCATCACCAAATTCATGAAGAGGCCTCGGGATGCTGAACAG
- the CHAF1A gene encoding chromatin assembly factor 1 subunit A isoform X2, giving the protein MECRDKAALPARKLVQARLPFKRLNPVPKEKCDADSEIKKIKSSQSGFGPSKDSSLDASHVSLDDVENDCQLDSEVNFTPKLVNRKGPLDYFIQKNTKGNTNEPVIVIDLTKDSGHRLGDAVDDTDFDSKASSSIAIANGTLGKETNQLSCLNSTQSSQMDDSMETDVPCEAVEDKGEGLVDGIQSYSGLTECNNMENRKLNQSELKDVIFEGKMPVVLLEDIMTTKSSQLASLDGSFMSENETMESSHEGDSGLTNSPLSSRSVSSPESQPAAETKRNTSPSAASTPVRKVSQKCHKSSAEKEKLRLQRDQERAGKLQKLQAEREEKGRLKEEAKAAKERAKEEAKKKKEEEKELKEKERREKKEKEEKEKAEKLRVKEEKRKEKQEALEAKLEEKRKKEEEKRLREEEKRINAQKAEITRFFQKPKTPQAPKILAGSCGKFAPFEIKENMVLAPLCRIALDPDLEQLDKLLRTQNSNISYLRDLKCRKPRKTGPTFVSSSAGTVNSDVVVVVDNCKTDAVPERGKFGRMKLLQFCENHRPAYWGTWNKKTTVIRPRNPWSKDSKLLDYEVDSDEEWEEEEPGESLSHSEGDDEEEGEDEDDDDGFFVPHGYLSEDEGVTEECDPENQKVRQKLKAKEWDELMAKGKRLHVLQSVKIGCIWESTGNDSSTSSDLKVLQQFTACILDSPVAEEEQQIEKCSKKRAKDQQILGQLLPLLHGNVNGSKVIIQEFQECCRQGLFGDVTAAANCSDTSPVSPHTSRPQTPVGEDSGVPSKARLKRIISENSVYEKRPEYRMCWYVHSEVLKSFDQEHLPVPCQWNYVTQVPSSGKEEGGSVPGMTVLQTTPMPVKRKPTGSMSITKFMKRPRDAEQAEAAELDGFQADTEEDEDDDCMIVDIQPCKDSTLTVPETASERGGTGATHQDTSTVSPSNTV; this is encoded by the exons ATGGAGTGCAGGGACAAAGCGGCTCTTCCTGCGCGGAAACTCGTCCAAG CTCGGTTGCCTTTCAAACGCTTGAATCCTGtaccaaaggaaaaatgtgatgCGGattcagaaatcaaaaaaataaagagttcaCAAAGTGGTTTTGGTCCAAGTAAGGATTCCTCCCTTGATGCATCGCACGTGTCCCTGGATGATGTGGAGAATGACTGCCAGTTGGATTCAGAGGTGAATTTTACTCCAAAACTTGTTAACAGAAAGGGTCCATTAGActattttatacagaaaaacacaaaaggtAACACAAATGAACCTGTCATTGTTATTGACCTGACAAAGGACTCTGGCCACAGACTTGGTGATGCTGTAGATGATACTGATTTTGATTCAAAAGCATCTTCATCCATAGCTATAGCTAACGGCACGTTAGGAAAAGAGACAAACCAGTTGAGTTGCCTGAATTCCACTCAGAGCAGCCAAATGGATGATTCGATGGAGACTGATGTGCCGTGTGAAGCTGTAGAGGATAAAGGTGAAGGTTTGGTAGATGGAATCCAGTCGTATTCTGGGTTAACAGAGTGTAAcaacatggaaaacagaaagctgaaCCAGAGTGAACTGAAGGATGTCATCTTTGAGGGGAAGATGCCAGTGGTGCTCCTGGAGGATATTATGACTACAAAATCTTCCCAACTCGCTTCTCTGGATGGAAGCTTTATGTCGGAAAATGAGACCATGGAATCCTCTCATGAAGGAGACTCTGGGCTTACCAACTCCCCGCTAAGCTCTCGCTCCGTGAGCTCTCCTGAGTCACAGcctgctgcagaaacaaagaGGAACACTAGCCCTTCAGCTGCATCAACGCCTGTTAGGAAG GTATCTCAGAAATGCCACAAAAGTTCAGCggagaaggagaagctgagatTGCAAAGA GATCAGGAGCGGGCAGGCAAACTGCAGAAGCTGCaagcagaaagggaggaaaagggacgGCTGAAAGAAGAAGCAAAAGCTGCCAAAGAGCGTGCCAAGGAGGaggcaaagaagaagaaagaagaagagaaagagttgaaagagaaggaaaggagagaaaagaaagaaaaagaagaaaaggaaaaagctgagaaGCTGAGAGTGAAGGAGGAGAAACGCAAGGAGAAGCAGGAAGCTCTAGA GGCAAAACttgaggagaagaggaagaaagaagaggagaagcggttgagagaggaggaaaag CGTATTAatgcacagaaagcagaaattacgAGGTTCTTCCAGAAACCAAAGACTCCACAAGCCCCAAAG ATTCTTGCTGGCTCTTGTGGGAAGTTTGCTCCTTTTGAAATTAAGGAGAACATGGTCTTAGCTCCCCTCTGTCGAATTGCCCTGGATCCAGACTTGGAACAGCTGGATAAGCTCCTGCGCACACAGAATAGCAATATTTCTTACTTGAGGGATCTTAAGTGTCGTAAACCACGTAAAACTGGACCTACTTTTGTCAGTAGCAGTGCCGGCACAGTAAACAG TGACGTGGTGGTGGTAGTGGATAACTGCAAAACTGACGCTGTTCCAGAAAGGGGGAAGTTTGGTAGAATGAAACTTCTGCAGTTTTGTGAGAATCACCGTCCTGCGTATTGGGGCACATGGAACAAGAAAACTACTGTGATCCGTCCCAGGAATCCTTGGTCAAAGGACAGT AAACTACTGGACTATGAAGTAGACAGTGACGAAGAATGGGAAGAAGAGGAACCTGGAGAAAGTCTCTCCCATAGTGAAGGG GATgatgaagaggagggagaggatgaagatgatgatgatggtttTTTTGTACCCCATGGGTACCTATCTGAAGATGAAGGAGTGACGGAA GAGTGCGATCCGGAGAATCAGAAGGTTCGTCAAAAGCTGAAGGCAAAGGAATGGGATGAGCTGATGGCCAAGGGGAAGAGGTTGCATGTTCTACAGTCTGTGAAAATTGGCTGCATCTGGGAAAGCACAGGAAATGACAGCAGTACGAGTTCGGACCTAAAGGTTCTCCAGCAGTTCACAGCATGCATCTTGGATTCGCCTGTTGCAGAGGAAGAACAGCAGATTGAGAAATGTagtaaaaaaagagcaaaagatcAGCAAA tcctTGGCCAGCTTCTGCCGCTGCTGCACGGCAATGTGAACGGGAGCAAGGTCATCATCCAGGAATTCCAGGAGTGCTGCCGGCAAGGACTGTTTGGTGATGTGACTGCAGCTGCCAACTGTAGCGACACAAGCCCCGTGAGCCCCCACACCTCCCGGCCGCAGACGCCTGTTGGCGAGGACAGTGGTGTCCCTTCCAAAGCCAGGCTAAAGCGAATCATTTCTGAGAACTCTGTGTACGAGAAGAGACCTGAATATCGGATGTGCTGGTATGTCCACTCGGAGGTGCTGAAGAGTTTTGATCAGGAGCATCTCCCTGTCCCTTGTCAGTGGAATTACGTCACGCAAGTGCCTTCCTcggggaaggaggagggtgGCAGTGTGCCAGGCATGACAGTCCTGCAGACCACCCCCATGCCGGTCAAGAGGAAGCCCACCGGAAGCATGTCCATCACCAAATTCATGAAGAGGCCTCGGGATGCTGAACAG
- the SH3GL1 gene encoding endophilin-A2 isoform X1: MSVAGLKKQFYKASQLVSEKVGGAEGTKLDDDFKEMEKKVDLTSKAVTEVLTRTIEYLQPNPASRAKLTMLNTMSKIRGQVKNPGYPQSEGLLGESMIRYGKELGEDSNFGDALLDAGESMKRLAEVKDSLDIEVKQNFIDPLQNLCDKDLKEIQHHLKKLEGRRLDFDYKKKRQGKIPDEELRQAMEKFEESKEVAETSMHNLLETDIEQVSQLSALVDAQLDYHRQAVQILDELAEKLKRRMREASSRPKREYKPKPRETYDLGDTDQSNGGFACNPTPKISGKVPLKCLWGRKGTSLPGNYICGVLDVPVQAAGSEKVRNASRLELFSLEAQQPLLYWLRGCPCGASSPGHSPLVPQQCQQWQTGKIKHLSHPPLLPSCCICSFFVLTRQAGC, translated from the exons ATGTCGGTGGCGGGGCTGAAGAAGCAGTTCTACAAGGCGAGCCAG ctggtcAGTGAGAAGGTCGGAGGAGCTGAAGGGACCAAACTTGACGATGACttcaaggaaatggaaaag AAAGTGGACCTGACCAGCAAGGCAGTTACAGAAGTATTGACCAGAACAATAGAGTACCTCCAGCCGAACCCAG CTTCCAGAGCCAAGCTAACCATGCTCAACACGATGTCGAAGATCCGTGGGCAGGTGAAGAACCCCGGCTACCCACAGTCggaggggctgctgggggagAGCATGATTCGATATGGCAAGGAGCTGGGCGAGGACTCCAACTTCG GCGATGCGCTTCTTGATGCTGGCGAATCTATGAAGCGGTTGGCTGAAGTGAAGGACTCGCTGGATATTGAAGTCAAACAAAATTTTATTGATCCCCTCCAGAACCTGTGTGACAAAGACCTGAAAGAGATCCAG CATCATCTCAAGAAGCTGGAAGGCAGACGCTTGGACTTTGACTACAAGAAGAAACGACAGGGCAAAATCCCCGATGAGGAACTTCGACAGGCCATGGAGAAATTTGAAGAATCCAAGGAAGTTGCAGAGACCAGTATGCACAACCTCCTAGAAACCGAT ATCGAGCAGGTGAGCCAGCTCTCAGCCTTGGTGGACGCCCAGCTGGACTACCACAGGCAGGCGGTGCAGATCCTGGATGAGCTTGCGGAAAAACTCAAGCGCAG gaTGAGAGAGGCGTCCTCACGTCCCAAGCGGGaatacaaacccaaacccagggAGACGTATGACTTGGGAGACACTGACCAGTCTAATGGGGGCTTCGCTTGCAATCCTACCCCCAAAATCTCAGGTAAAGTGCCTCTGAAGTGCCTCTGGGGACGGAAGGGAACTTCTCTGCCTGGAAATTATATTTGTGGTGTGCTGGATGTGCCTGTACAAGCTGCTGGCTCTGAAAAAGTCAGAAATGCCTCTAGACTTGAACTGTTTTCTCTTGAGGCTCAGCAGCCTTTGTTGTATTGGCTTAGGGGATGTCCCTGTGGGGCCTCCAGCCCAGGCCACTCGCCTCTAGTGCCCCAACAGTGCCAGCagtggcagacaggaaaaaTTAAGCACCTCTCTCACCCTCCCCTCCTTCCATCATGTTGCATTTGTTCCTTCTTTGTCCTGACAAGGCAGGCAGGTTGCTAA